The Polaribacter sp. Q13 sequence CTTCAAAAATTGATGCTTTTCTAAAGAACAAATTTTATATTTGCCCATGCTTTTCAACCAAATTATCGGACAAGAACACATTAAAAAACACTTAAAAGTATCTGCAGAAAACGGCAGAATTCCGCATGCACAATTATTTGTGGGTAAAGAAGGAAGCGGAACCTTGCCTATGGCAATTGCGTACGCGCAGTTTTTATTATGTAATTTTTCTGATAATGCTGATGTCTGTAACTTAAAATGCGACAAATTACAGCACCCAGATTTGCATTTTACCTATCCTGTAACTTCTAACGATAACGTAAAAAAACATCCTGTTAGCAGTTTGTTTTTAGAAGATTGGCGCAGTTTTATAGACACCCAACCTTACGGAAGTTTATTTAATTGGCTGCAACATATTGGTGTAGAGAACAAACAAGGAATTATTGGAGTCGATGAAGCAGAAGAAGTGGTAAAAAAACTTCGTCTTAAAAGTTACGAAGGTGGTTTTAAAGTGATGATTATTTGGATGGCAGAAAAAATGAACATTGCTGCCGCTAATAAATTGCTAAAATTAATTGAAGAACCGCCAGAAAAAACGGTTTTTATTTTAATTACAGAAAACGAAGGTCAGATTATAAATACTATAAAATCTCGTTGTCAGGCGCTACATTTTCCTGTTTTAAGTGAGCAAGATATTTCTAATGCACTAATTGAAAATTATCAAGTTTCCGATAATGATGCTGCTAAAATTGCACATCAGGCAGAAGGAAATTTCAACAAAGCACTGCAATTATTACAAAACGATTCTAGCGATCTTGTTTTTGAAGAATGGTTTATTGCTTGGATTAGAACTGCTTTTAAAGCCAAAGGAAATGCTGCCGTAGTGCAACAATTAATTGAATGGTCGGACACCATTGCCAAAACCGGACGAGAAACTCAGAAACGTTTTTTAGACTATTGTTTGCAATTTTTCAGACAAGCTTTATTGCTAAATTATAAATCTGAAAACTTGGTTTTTATGGAATCTAAAACCGGATTCAATCTTTCTAAATTTGCTCCTTTTGTTCATTCTGGTAATATTCTAGACATCGAAAAAGAGCTAAATGATGCCATGTATCATATAGAGAGAAACGGAAATCCGAAGATAATTTTATTAGATTTATCTATGAAACTAACTCGCTTTTTACATAAAAAAGAAGAAACGGTTTAAAAGCTATTTCCAGCTTTCGCTACTCGCTTTTTTTACCCAAAAAGGTAAAAAAGAGCTCAAACAGACCACTCAATCTGGGCTAAGCTTATTTGTTAACTACTTCTTATTCCTTTAACTAATTCCGTTTAAAATTCTTTTAGCCACATACAAATCTGCAATGGTTGGGTTTTCTGGACAGCTTTTTATTTGAATAAATTCATCTCCAGATTTCACAAAACCAGTTTGTAAAACCTTAAAATAAACACCACAAAAAGTCGTCTTCCAAAATTTCTTTACAATCGACATTTTATTAAAACGAACACCTAATTTATAACACGGTTCTCTTTGTACGGTTGCTTCTAAAATAGTTTCCCCTACTTTAAAAGTATCACCAGCATGAATTTTTGTTTCATCTAAGTCGTCAATAGTTAAGTTTTCTCCAAACATCCCCATTTCGAAATCTACATTAGGATAAACAGATTTCCAATATTCATAATGCTTTAAAGAATACCCATAGATAGCTTGTAGCACTCCTCCGTGGTTTTCTCTATCACAAATAGCATCACCCTTTACATCTTCAACATCTAAAAAAATAGGATTATCTACCGTATATTTATAAATACCTGTGGTAACTATAGTTCCTTTGTAATTTATTTCTTTTCGTTCTCCAATATTAGTTGAAACAATTTTCACAATCTTATTTTTTAAATTTCGCCAACGCTTTTTTTGTGTAATCAGATAAAACTAATTGACCAGAAACAGCAGCTCTTTCTGCTAACAAATCATCCCATTCTTCAGTTCCTTTCCATAAAACTTTTTTCATTTCTGCCAAAGCCTCAGGATCATAGGATGCTAATTTTTCTGCTAAAATTTCTACTTCATCATCCAACTCCTTTTGTGTTTCAAAAACCTTTGCATATAAACCCTTTTCTTTTGCCCAATAGGCGCTTTTCCAACTTGTGGCATCTAGCGTTAATTCTGCAGTTCCTGCAACTCCTATTTTTCTAGTAACAGCAGGTTCTATTACAAAAGGACCTATTCCTATCGTAAATTCAGATAATTTTATAGCTGCATTTTCTGTTACCAAAACATAATCGCAGGCTGCAGCTAAACCAACTCCACCTCCAACAGCTTTTCCTTGAATACTACCAACAATTAATTTCCCACAAGATCTCATTGCGTTAAGAACATTTGCAAAACCGGCAAAAAATTGTTTTCCTTCTTCCAAATTAGAAATAGCCACCAATTCATCAAAAGAAGCACCTGCACAAAATGCTTTTTCTCCTTCAGACTTTAAAATAATAACCGAAACTCCATTATTATGGCCTACTGAAATTAATTCGTTGGTTAACCTTGCTAATAATTCACTCGGAAAAGAATTGCTAGCAGGATGCCCAAATTCAATCGTTGCTATATTATTTTGAATGTTGGTATATAAACTTCCGTTTTGTCTTGTGGTGCTCATAAAATGAATTTTTAGTAAAGTTAACTTTTTATCTTGAATGACATTTAGAAATGTGGTTTTTTAGTCGATTGAGAAACCCA is a genomic window containing:
- a CDS encoding DNA polymerase III subunit delta', which codes for MLFNQIIGQEHIKKHLKVSAENGRIPHAQLFVGKEGSGTLPMAIAYAQFLLCNFSDNADVCNLKCDKLQHPDLHFTYPVTSNDNVKKHPVSSLFLEDWRSFIDTQPYGSLFNWLQHIGVENKQGIIGVDEAEEVVKKLRLKSYEGGFKVMIIWMAEKMNIAAANKLLKLIEEPPEKTVFILITENEGQIINTIKSRCQALHFPVLSEQDISNALIENYQVSDNDAAKIAHQAEGNFNKALQLLQNDSSDLVFEEWFIAWIRTAFKAKGNAAVVQQLIEWSDTIAKTGRETQKRFLDYCLQFFRQALLLNYKSENLVFMESKTGFNLSKFAPFVHSGNILDIEKELNDAMYHIERNGNPKIILLDLSMKLTRFLHKKEETV
- a CDS encoding MOSC domain-containing protein, with protein sequence MKIVSTNIGERKEINYKGTIVTTGIYKYTVDNPIFLDVEDVKGDAICDRENHGGVLQAIYGYSLKHYEYWKSVYPNVDFEMGMFGENLTIDDLDETKIHAGDTFKVGETILEATVQREPCYKLGVRFNKMSIVKKFWKTTFCGVYFKVLQTGFVKSGDEFIQIKSCPENPTIADLYVAKRILNGIS
- a CDS encoding enoyl-CoA hydratase/isomerase family protein, whose product is MSTTRQNGSLYTNIQNNIATIEFGHPASNSFPSELLARLTNELISVGHNNGVSVIILKSEGEKAFCAGASFDELVAISNLEEGKQFFAGFANVLNAMRSCGKLIVGSIQGKAVGGGVGLAAACDYVLVTENAAIKLSEFTIGIGPFVIEPAVTRKIGVAGTAELTLDATSWKSAYWAKEKGLYAKVFETQKELDDEVEILAEKLASYDPEALAEMKKVLWKGTEEWDDLLAERAAVSGQLVLSDYTKKALAKFKK